Proteins from one Mycobacterium sp. SMC-2 genomic window:
- the miaB gene encoding tRNA (N6-isopentenyl adenosine(37)-C2)-methylthiotransferase MiaB, which yields MNVHDSERLAGLLEAAGYQRAVEGADADVVVFNTCAVRENADNKLYGNLSHLAPRKRGNPEMQIAVGGCLAQKDREALLRKAPWVDVVFGTHNIGSLPTLLERARHNKVAQVEIAESLREFPSSLPSARESAYAAWVSVSVGCNNSCSFCIVPSLRGKEVDRSPADILAEVRALVDDGVLEVTLLGQNVNAYGVSFADPALPRDRGAFARLLRACGDIDGLERVRFTSPHPAEFTDDVIAAMAQTPNVCPALHMPLQSGSDRVLRAMRRSYRAERYLGIIDRVRAAMPHAAITTDLIVGFPGETEEDFAATLDVVRQARFAAAFTFQYSKRPGTPAAQLDGQLPKAVVQERYERLVELQEQISLEGNRALVGQTVEVLVAAGEGRKDTRTARMTGRARDGRLVHFSAEDRVRPGDLVTTVVTQAAPHHLIADAGILSHRRTRAGDAHAAGQRPGGIGLGMPAVRPPTDPTQATEPLGCAR from the coding sequence ATGAATGTCCACGACTCCGAGCGGCTGGCGGGTCTGCTGGAAGCGGCCGGCTACCAGCGGGCGGTCGAGGGTGCCGACGCCGACGTGGTCGTCTTCAACACCTGCGCCGTCCGCGAGAACGCCGACAACAAGCTCTACGGCAACCTCAGCCACCTGGCTCCGCGCAAGCGCGGCAATCCGGAGATGCAGATTGCGGTCGGGGGCTGCCTGGCCCAAAAAGACCGGGAAGCGTTGCTGCGCAAGGCGCCTTGGGTCGACGTCGTCTTCGGCACGCACAACATCGGATCGCTGCCCACGCTGCTCGAACGGGCCCGGCACAACAAGGTCGCCCAGGTGGAGATCGCCGAGTCGCTGCGGGAGTTCCCGTCGTCGCTGCCCAGCGCGCGCGAATCGGCTTACGCCGCTTGGGTTTCCGTCTCGGTCGGGTGCAACAACAGCTGCAGCTTCTGCATTGTCCCCTCGCTGCGCGGCAAAGAGGTCGACCGCAGCCCGGCCGACATCCTGGCCGAGGTGAGGGCGCTGGTGGACGACGGCGTCCTGGAAGTCACGCTTCTGGGCCAGAACGTCAACGCCTACGGGGTGTCGTTCGCCGACCCGGCGCTGCCCCGCGATCGCGGCGCCTTCGCACGGCTGCTGCGGGCCTGCGGGGACATCGATGGGCTGGAACGGGTGCGGTTCACCTCACCGCACCCGGCCGAATTCACCGACGACGTCATCGCGGCCATGGCGCAGACCCCCAACGTGTGCCCGGCCCTGCACATGCCCCTGCAGTCGGGCTCCGACCGGGTGCTGCGCGCGATGCGGCGCTCCTACCGCGCCGAGCGCTACCTCGGCATCATCGACCGCGTCCGCGCGGCCATGCCGCACGCCGCCATCACCACCGATCTGATCGTCGGGTTTCCCGGTGAAACCGAAGAGGACTTCGCCGCCACCCTCGACGTGGTGCGGCAGGCCCGGTTCGCGGCCGCGTTCACCTTCCAATACTCCAAGCGGCCCGGCACCCCGGCCGCCCAGCTCGACGGGCAGCTCCCCAAAGCCGTTGTGCAGGAACGCTATGAGCGGCTCGTCGAGCTGCAGGAGCAGATTTCGCTGGAGGGTAATCGCGCGCTGGTCGGGCAGACCGTGGAAGTGCTGGTCGCCGCCGGCGAGGGACGCAAGGACACCCGCACCGCGCGGATGACCGGGCGCGCCCGCGACGGCCGCCTGGTGCACTTCAGCGCCGAGGACCGGGTGCGCCCCGGAGACCTCGTCACCACGGTCGTCACCCAGGCCGCACCGCACCACCTCATCGCCGACGCCGGCATCCTCAGCCATCGCCGTACCCGCGCGGGAGACGCGCACGCCGCGGGGCAACGCCCGGGCGGCATCGGTCTCGGCATGC
- a CDS encoding PaaI family thioesterase yields MTAAAFQDQILDNYCWGCGADNPTGLHLKSYWDGELAVAEWTPRAEFAAGPRHVLNGGIIATLLDCHGVCTAIAHAYRREQREIGSDPEIWHATVSLSVDYLRPTPIGETLRLSARVVDADDRKTSVECVLSASGKDRARALVGSTRVPDEWRHGSPQPSGRPS; encoded by the coding sequence GTGACAGCCGCGGCCTTCCAAGACCAGATACTGGACAACTACTGCTGGGGGTGCGGCGCCGACAATCCGACCGGTTTACACCTGAAGAGCTACTGGGACGGGGAACTCGCGGTCGCCGAATGGACTCCGCGAGCGGAGTTCGCCGCGGGGCCTCGACACGTCCTCAACGGCGGGATCATCGCCACCCTGCTGGACTGTCATGGCGTGTGCACCGCCATCGCCCACGCCTATCGCCGAGAGCAGCGCGAGATCGGCAGCGACCCTGAGATCTGGCACGCGACCGTGTCGCTGTCTGTCGATTATCTGCGTCCGACGCCGATCGGTGAGACGCTCCGGCTGAGCGCGCGGGTGGTCGATGCCGACGACCGTAAAACATCCGTGGAGTGTGTCCTTTCCGCGAGCGGCAAGGACCGCGCCCGGGCGTTGGTCGGCTCGACCCGGGTCCCTGACGAGTGGCGTCATGGCTCGCCGCAGCCCTCGGGGCGGCCCAGTTAG